A region from the Euzebya sp. genome encodes:
- a CDS encoding alpha/beta fold hydrolase gives MEQYVADHVIRIGQGEPMLLIHGLGHRKEAWDPVLPALGGRFDVAAADLPGFGGADPLAEAPTDGALADHCEALMDAMGWDTAHLVGNSLGGLIALRLGSRGRARSVTALSPGGQMVGWEQTWARAVLRLNRTIAPHALRVPALSDTAIGRRIAMASVFGRPERMNRAYARLSIEGLAQASAFEAVLDCARWQVDDVADIPAPVTIAWGSRDWLLLPRQGVRWATALGDGARLVKLAGLGHTPMPDDPDVVVDVIVRTAARATSRESAASHAG, from the coding sequence ATGGAGCAGTACGTCGCCGATCACGTCATCCGCATCGGCCAGGGCGAGCCGATGCTGCTGATCCACGGGCTCGGGCACCGCAAGGAGGCCTGGGACCCGGTCCTCCCGGCCCTGGGCGGCCGCTTCGACGTCGCCGCTGCGGACCTGCCGGGCTTCGGCGGCGCCGACCCCCTCGCCGAGGCCCCGACCGACGGCGCGCTCGCCGACCACTGCGAGGCGCTGATGGACGCGATGGGGTGGGACACCGCCCACCTGGTCGGCAACTCCCTCGGCGGGCTGATCGCGCTGCGGCTGGGCAGCCGGGGGCGGGCCCGCTCGGTCACCGCCCTGTCGCCCGGCGGGCAGATGGTCGGCTGGGAGCAGACCTGGGCCCGCGCCGTCCTGCGGCTCAACCGGACGATCGCCCCCCACGCGCTGCGGGTGCCCGCGCTCAGCGACACCGCCATCGGGCGCCGCATCGCGATGGCCAGCGTCTTCGGCCGGCCCGAGCGGATGAACCGCGCCTACGCGCGGCTGTCGATCGAGGGGCTCGCGCAGGCCAGCGCGTTCGAGGCGGTGCTCGACTGCGCCCGATGGCAGGTCGACGACGTCGCCGACATCCCCGCCCCGGTGACGATCGCCTGGGGCAGCCGCGACTGGCTCCTCCTGCCCCGCCAGGGCGTCCGCTGGGCGACCGCGCTCGGGGACGGCGCCCGGCTGGTGAAGCTCGCCGGCCTGGGTCACACCCCCATGCCGGACGACCCCGACGTGGTGGTCGACGTGATCGTGCGCACCGCGGCGCGGGCGACGTCCCGCGAGTCTGCGGCGAGCCACGCCGGATGA
- a CDS encoding glycosyltransferase family 4 protein produces MRVLCVTWEYPPRLFGGLGRHVEGLVGALAEAGADVTVLTPHSDEPEPDRHPRIRVLRAPAPAVALPADRWLAGTLDANVAMAAAALRAGVVADVLHVHDWMAGHAARVLAPALGVGVVATVHATERGRHQGHLPPGYSAWIDAQERQLIALADRVVVCADHMADHVSRHLGADLDVGEVIPNGVDVVRWGAARPRPAGPLPRVVFAGRLEHEKGVDVLLAATEGLDCEVVVAGAGTQAPALRRSAHDRVRFEGHLAQPALAALLRSAAVVVVPSRYEPFGLAALEAMAAGVPVVASAVGGLLDVVAGDAGVRVPPGDVRALRQAISAVLGDPDRAAALARTGQARAAAFSWARSADAHLAVYDAVRRW; encoded by the coding sequence ATGCGTGTCCTCTGCGTGACGTGGGAGTACCCCCCGCGGCTGTTCGGGGGACTCGGCCGGCACGTGGAGGGGTTGGTCGGCGCCCTCGCCGAGGCCGGCGCCGACGTGACGGTCCTCACGCCGCACAGCGACGAGCCCGAACCGGACCGGCACCCCCGCATCCGGGTGCTCCGCGCGCCGGCACCGGCCGTGGCGCTCCCCGCGGACCGGTGGCTGGCCGGGACCCTCGACGCCAACGTCGCGATGGCCGCGGCCGCGCTGCGCGCCGGTGTGGTCGCCGACGTCCTGCACGTCCACGACTGGATGGCCGGGCACGCGGCGAGGGTCCTGGCGCCGGCGCTCGGCGTCGGCGTCGTCGCGACGGTCCACGCCACCGAGCGCGGGCGCCACCAGGGCCACCTGCCGCCCGGGTACTCGGCCTGGATCGACGCCCAGGAGCGCCAGCTGATCGCCCTCGCCGACCGGGTGGTGGTGTGCGCGGACCACATGGCCGACCACGTGTCCCGGCACCTCGGCGCCGACCTCGACGTCGGCGAGGTCATCCCGAACGGCGTCGACGTCGTGCGGTGGGGGGCGGCCCGACCGCGGCCGGCCGGTCCCCTCCCCCGCGTGGTGTTCGCCGGCCGACTCGAGCACGAGAAGGGCGTGGACGTGCTGCTCGCCGCGACCGAGGGGCTGGACTGCGAGGTCGTCGTGGCGGGCGCCGGCACGCAGGCCCCGGCCCTGCGCCGGTCGGCGCACGACCGCGTCCGCTTCGAGGGGCACCTGGCCCAGCCGGCGCTCGCGGCGCTCCTGCGGTCCGCCGCCGTCGTCGTGGTCCCGTCGCGCTACGAGCCGTTCGGGCTCGCGGCGCTCGAGGCCATGGCCGCCGGGGTGCCCGTCGTCGCGAGCGCCGTCGGTGGGTTGCTCGACGTCGTGGCGGGGGACGCCGGCGTGCGCGTGCCGCCGGGGGACGTCCGGGCGCTGCGGCAGGCGATCTCCGCTGTGCTGGGCGATCCGGACCGGGCCGCGGCGCTGGCCCGCACGGGTCAGGCCCGGGCGGCGGCGTTCTCGTGGGCCCGCAGCGCAGACGCCCACCTGGCGGTGTACGACGCCGTCAGGCGGTGGTGA